The Niabella beijingensis genomic interval GACGGCAGCGTCAAACTCACCAAGCGCCAGACATACTTTTGCAAGCAGGTGATAACAGGCCGCGCGGGAAATTTTTCCCTTATCAATGGTTTCCGGAACCCATTGTGTGGCAAATACCAGGTCGGTTCTGAGTCGCTTCAGGATCGCTTCCCTGCTTGTGGAATAAAAGTCAAGCTGCGGTGCGGTTATCTGCTTTGAGATCCAGGGCACATCCCCAAAGCGGTTTACCAGCAGGTAATACCAGAAGGCGCGGTGAAAATAAGCTGTTCCCAGAACGGCATTTTTTTCATTATCGCTGGCATAAACGGGTTTGTCGATATTATAAATAACAAGGGAGGCGCTTTTTACAGCATCGTATGCTTTGTTCCAGCAATCGCCGATGCGGTTGTAGCTCGGGTCGTTCAGCACACCATCAGGGATCACCAGACGGTTCATGTCCCTGCTGGGAAAGGTTTTATCCGTTGTACCATCTATCATCGATTCAGTAAACAAATATTCAGTAAACATAGCAGGTGCAAAAGTGCCGTCCATATAATGGTCCCGGATGTTCCTGGTGCTGGAGGCCAGCACGGCATACATGGCTTTTGCATCCACCAGGGTTGCGTCAGGAGTGCTGACGGATAGCGGATTCGGACGTAGAAAATCTCTTTTACAGCCCGGTGCCATACAGATTGCTGTAAATAAAAGTGCTGCTCCTTTTATATATATTAATAACCGATTCATAATAAAATCATTTTAATTTTTCTATAATGAAAGATTCAAACCAAACGTTACATAGGAAGGCGCCGGCCCGATGTACTCGGGATCCCAGAATACATAGTTCTTTGTCCATACGGCCACATTCCTGGCTGATACGTTGAATCTTAACTGCGATATTTTGGCGCGTTCGAGCAGCTTTTTAGGCACGGTATATCCCAGGGAAATATTATCGAGCCGTATAAACGAGATATTCTGCCATACGTCGAATGTAACGCCCCCTACATTTGAATTGAGGCGGGCAAAATCATCGCGCGGGTGTTCCGGTGTCCAATAAGGGATCTTAAATGAATTGTACCGTTCCAGTGTAATGGAATAGCTGTGTTTTGCCTCATTGAACAATCGTTTATGTCCCCAGTAGGAATAGGCCGAAAATGAGAAATCAAAATTCTTAAACAACTGGAATTCGTTCCGTAAAGAGAACCGGAAACGGGGTTCGGTATTTCCCATGAATTGCTTATCATCATTGGTAAATGCATAATCCTTATTTACATCTTCCAGCTTCATATCGCCGGGTGAGAGCTTATATTTCGCGGCCTCTGCTTCTTCTCCTTCCTGCCAAACACCGATCACTTTAAAACCCCAGATCGCGTCAATGGCATGCCCTATAAACCATTTATTCAGCAGATCATCCGATTCCCGCTGTCCCACAATATTACCCTGCGCGTCCAGCACATTTGTTTTATTGCCGTACAATGCAACAATTTTATTCCGGTTCAATGAGAAATTGAAGGTCGTATTCCAGGAAAAATTATTCTTTATAATGTTTTTTGACTGCAGGCTGATCTCAAAACCCTTGTTATTCACCTGTCCCAGGTTGGAGGGCACCGATACATACCCCGTAACTGATGGGAGTGCGCGGTTTACCAGTAAATTATTGGTCATCATGGAATATCCTTCAATGCTCCCGCTGATCCGCTGGTCAAACAGGCTGAAATCCAATCCCACATTGAGCGATCGGGTGCGCTCCCATTGCAGGAATGCATTTCCCATGGTGTTCGGATACAAATAGGACTCCTGGTATGGGTTGCCACTGGCGTCTACATAAGTGATCAGCCCGTTGCTTAATGTGGGTAGCGCATCGTAGATGCCAACAGAACGGTTACCCGTTTCACCCCAGGATACCCGCAGCTTTCCATAATTGAGCCAGGATGTTTTCATAAAAGGCTCATCGGAAAATACATAGCCCAGGGCTACTGAAGGAAAAGTAGCCCGCGGATTGTTGATACCAAACGCTGAATAACCGTCCCGGCGAACCGTTCCCGTGATCATATAACGTGACTTAAAGGAATAAAACAAACGGGCCATATAAGCATCTCCCGTGCTGTACGTGTCGGCACTGGTCAGTTTTGTTATAGTAGCAGCCCCCATATCATGATAGCCCAACACATCGCTCGGTGCAAATCCCCGTCCATCCATCGATTGCTGCCAGGTTTGGTATTTCTCTGCATTTGCCAGTAATGTTACATCAAACTGATGGATATTATTAATGGTACGGCTCCACTTTAACAGGTTATCTACCTGCCAGTTAAATGCGCTGGAAGTATTACGGACCGCGATCCCGCCCTGCACCTTGTACTCCGGGTGCTGCGACATATTGTGCAAGTAAAGCTCGTTATTGGTGAACCGTGGTGAATAGTATACTTCATAGGAGATCCCTAACGGAAGCGATAGTTTGGCGAACAGCGTATTGTCGAGCGATTTATAGGTATAGGACCGCTCGGTGTAATACCGGTCAATCAATGGGTGCCGGTTGGCTACTGCATCGTCGATGGGATAAATCTTGTAGGTTCCATCCGGGTTGGTAGGCTGTCCCCAGGGCGAGATACCATCATATTGCCCCCATGCAACAGGTGCACCGCTTTCATCCCTTACAGAAAACATAGAATTGATCCCTACCATTAAAAAATCAGTAACATTTGCATTGAGTCGCAGCCGGCTCCGGTATATCGAATAGTCATCCCCAACTACAGCGCCTTCATTCTTATCATGACCTACGGACCAGTAATAATTGACCCGGTTTGATTTACCAGAGAGGTTGGCATTATAGCTCTGTTGCGAGCCCGTTCTGAAAACCATATCCTTCCAATCCGTACTTTGTCCTTTGACATAGTTTTCCCGTTCCACCTGTGACATGCCCAGGCGGCGGAGCCAGATATCGGTAGGGTCTCCCTGTGCATTGTCAAAAGCCAGCCAGTCTGCCAATGTAACACCGGCAGGAAGTTTATTGGGGTCTTCGAACGCATAGGCCGGTGCCGTTCTGTTACCGCTTTTTAATACATCTGATCGCCAGTTAATAAATTCATAAGGACCGTACACGTCTTCCGAACGGAAAAGATTCACAATACCTCTTGTAATATTGACACCGATCCTTGGTTTCTCGGTACGGCCGGTCCGGGTATTTATAATGATAACACCATTTGCAGATTTGGCACCAAAAACGGCGGCGGAGCTGGCATCTTTTAACACATCCATTGATTCGATATCAGTCGGGTTAATGTCGGCAAGATCTCCATTATAAATGACCCCATCCAATACGATGAGCGGGTCTGTGCTGGCTTTTAGTGTGCGGCGTCCCCGTATTTCAATACTACCGCCGCCTTTGGCGGTTGTTGTTAATCCGATATTGAGTCCGGGCACATTACCCCGCATCAGCTCCTGGATATTCTTCGGATTTTCAATCTCCAGCTTTGCGGTCTTTATGGTGCTTACAGACCCTGTCAGGTCCCTCTTCCGCATGGTTCCATACCCTACCACCACTACTTCATCCATTGAACCTTTTGATAATTTCATAACAACATCCATTGTTGCCGACGCGCCTGCTTCCATCCGTACCGTATCCATCCCTACATAGGTAAATACCAATACCTCCGAAGGCCTGACCGCAATAGCATACCGCCCGTTCTTATCAGAAACGGCGTTATCAGTGGCCCCTTCCACAGTTACAGTAACACCTTCCAGGGGGGCATTACTCCCTTCCTGGGTGATTTTTCCCTTAATCGATTTTGTTTGTGCATGCAGTTGGAAATGGGTCGCGCCTGCAAACAAAAACCCAAAAAGCAGGCACAGGTACAAAAGGTTTCTTTTTTTCATTTGTAACAAGTTTTTTCGTTTAATATTCGTTAGTTTTTTGGTCCTCCGCCGGCAACAGCGCCAACTGTCTATGGGTCCGCATCATTATTTGTGCATTACTACCGGATAATTGCAACAACCCGGTGTCGTCCCTGATCCTACCTGATCATCTTAAGGTTGGTATCAAAATCCGTGTAGTGATAGTAGTTCCCTGCCATCCAGAAAAGAACCGGCGTACGGCCCCGGCCCCTGCTTACCGCGTAGGGACGTATGTTATCCACCACAGAACGGCTGGTAACAGAAATCCGTTGTGCTGCAGCTTCCGCTTTTAATGCTTCTATTTCAAACTTTCCGTTTATTTGCCGGGACAGATATATGTTTCCGGGGTTATCGTGATCGAGTACGATACCTCCCGAATAATGGGCTTCCAGTAATTTTTTTCCCGGTTTGATTATGGTCATATAAGGCCCCGCATCCGCGATCTTTTTTGTATTCCATTGATGTCCGTCCCATCGGGCATAGTAATACTGGTGCCTTGTTTCGGAAGGGTACCTTGCATAGGTAACCACCGGTCTGTTTGCAGCATCCAGCGCGATATCCCATATCCAGCTCCGTGCCTTTCCCGCTGCCGGATCATATACTTTATCAACATCCCTGATCAGCACAGGCAGGTCTTTCAGCGTTCCGATTTTTTTTCCGTTTGTCTGAAAAAAAGCCCCCTTTTCATAATACATGTGATGTACCGAGATATCGGCGCCTTGTTTGGGATGCCCGTTCGTAAATAAGAAATCGATCCTCGATTTGTTATCGGTTGCATATTTTACGTACTGGGGTGTATTACGACCACTGTTGTCCAGAAGGTTCGCTTTCTTGCTCCAGGTAGCGCCGTAGTCATCACTGTAAATACAATAAATACCCGTTTCGCCCCAGGGCTGATTTATGCCGTTCTTCCGGCGAACGATATTCCTTCCAAAAAGATAGATCCGGTTGTGCTCATCCCGCAGCATAACGGGATTCATGTAGCAATAAAAATTAGCCGAATCTTTCTTCAGGATCACCCGTTCCTCTTCCCACGATGTGATATCCTCCGGGTTCACCGTTTTACGCATAAAGATGTCGCCGTTGTGATGACAGTAAAATGTGAGCAGCCTGTGATCGGGCAGGAATAAAAAGGAAGGAACATCGTGATCATCTTTCTGCAGCTTTTCATGTAGTGTATATTCCTGCATTTTATTGGTGCGCAGCTCCAGTGACCGCACCATTACATCTCCTTCACTATTGATATATCCAAAATACACCGCCTCCTTTTTTTCCTTGTGATATACCGCACGGGGGTCCGAAAACCAACACCAGGCGGCATCTTCCGCTGCTACCGTACTGGTCCGGGTATCCATCTCCTGTGCCCATGCAGATCCGGTTACAGAAAGCAGCGCCAGCAAAAAGACAAATAGACGACACTTCATATATATAATTATTTGTTGTCTGTTATCCATCGGCTCATCATTCATCCGCACCATTATTCTTTTGGTTGCAACAATTCGTCATCCAGCAACCGGGCACTTTCTTCATCCAAAAACACAAATGCATTGCGGTGTGTTCTTAAGATCGTAGAAGGATATAGTGGTGATAATGCTTTATAAAAAGTATTGTATACCGCCTGTGCCTTTGCGGCAGATGGAACAATGCAGTACAAACTGGTTCCTTTCATCAATGCCGGAATGGTGAGCGTTAATGCCGTTGCCGGTACTGCTGCCAGTAACTCAAAACAGCCGTCATTCACCTGCTGCTGCCGGCAAATGCTGTCCAGCGTCACCACTTTGACCGTTTTGCTATCTTCAAAATCTGCAACAGGCGGGTCATTAAAAGCAAGATGCCCGTTCTCTCCAATACCTAAACATACGATATCGGGTAGGTTTTCCTTTACCAGTTGCGCATACCGGTCACATTCCGCATCCAGATCCGGCGCATTCCCATCTAAATAATACACGGACCGAAATGGCTTCCTGGAAAACAACCTGTCTTTTAGAAAATTGCCGAACCCCTGCGGCGCATCGGCCGGCAGTCCCACATACTCATCCATATGAAAAGCGTTGATCCGTGTCCAGTCAATTTCCTGCAACAACAGGGCCTCCAGAAACTCGTTCTGAGAGGGCGCTGCCGCAAAAATGACACTCACCACTTCCTGTTGCTGAAGCAGCTGCCCGATCTGCCCGGCTACGGCAACCGCAGCCGCCTCACCCATTGCCTGGCGCGCAGGATATTTTTTTATACGCACTGTACTTTTTACTTCACCCATTTCCATTTATTTCTTATTAATTGGTTCTATTTTAAATCGTTTCCCACCCTTTAACTCATCCGTTCCTGCTCAATTTTATTTCACCCCGCCGCCAGTTCCTGATCCTGTATCCCCGCACCGCATAAAAAATTAAATAGGCATAACAGGGAACCAGTATTCCGTATGCGGCACGAACATTGAAAACATCCGCAAAATAGCCATACACCAACGGCATGATGGCATTGCCGCAAAGTCCCATGATCATCAGCGATGCACCCAGTTTTGTAAAGCGTCCCAGTCCGTCCAGGGCCAGCGGCCAGATACCGGCCCATACCAGGGAATTGGCCAGTCCTAATAATACCAGGAACCATATGGAGACATCGGCCTGATGTCCCAATAGGGTAACCTGCCCCTTTGTAAAAAGGAGCAGTAAGGAAAAGAGCAACCCGAGAAAGGTGCATATCTTTAAAGCGGTACCCTGGCTAAAAAACCGGGGTATACAAATAATCCCGATCATATACCCGGTAATCGTGGCTGCCAATGTATAAGAGGGAAAGGACTTGGCTTCCAGCAGCTGGATGCCCATGCTCCCTGCATAATTGATAATGGTATCAATAGCAACAATCTGCGTTCCCACGTGTAAAAAAATAGCAACAGCCCCCAGCACCAGATGCGGAAACTGGAAAATGGAGGTCTTCCCCGAATTGGCCAGGGCCACGGTTCCGTTCTCCTCCTCCGTATTGATCTCGGGCAACGGAGAGTACCGTACCATGATCCCTAAAACAAAGAGCACACAGCCTACTACCGTATAGGGTATGATCACTCTTCGGATCAGTTCATCCAACGCCGCCGCCTTCTGATCAGGAGCCATTGCGGGGATCTGCTGAAATAGTGCGGCGTCGGAAGACCGGAGAATAACTGCCGCAAAAATGAGCGGAGCCAGAATGCCGGCACCTTTATTACAGATACCCATAATACTGATCCGCTGAGCAGCTCGCTCCTTTGAACCCAGTATCGTGATATAGGGATTGGCTGCGGTTTGCATAATCGCAAGACCGGTTCCCAGTAAAAAAAGGCCTGTCAGGAAAAGGCCATAGGTACGGCTCAATGCTGCCGGCACAAACATAAATGCCCCTGCCGCCATCACCCATAATGCAATCATCATTCCTTTTTTAAAACCCGTGCGCTTCAGAAGGTAGGATGAGGGAACAGAGATCAGTAAATAGGAAATATAAAATGCCAGGGCCACCAGGTAGGATTGAAAATGGGTAAGCTCGCAGGCTATTTTAAAATAGGGGATCAGGATCGCATTGATCCAGGAGACAAATCCAAAGATAAAAAACAGCACCCCTATGATCACCAGGGATACGACCGTATCTCTTTTACTTAACAGGCTTCCTTCCATTAGCGGTATTCTTTATCTGTAAAAAATTAATGACAAACCACTCCCATTACTGCTCCTGTCCGGAACAGTATGCCTGGGACTGTCTGTTACCCAGGCCGCTCTATTTATAAAAATGGTTTATTTGCTTAAATCATATATGCGGCTCCCAGCCTTTTTCATAACTGCGTCCCCACAACTTCATGGCCGCCGCATCGGAGCGTATGTGTCCGTTAGCGGGATCGGTCACAAGCATTCCGGAGGTTCGCTGTGCGATGTTACCCAACTGCACCAGCAAGGTACTTTTATATCCCTCCTGAATATCCGAATGCAGGGTGGCATTGCCTTTTATGGCATCAAACAGATTCTGAAAATGAAACCCGTCCAGCTTTTCTGTTGGGTTCGACAAATCGCCGGCTTTAAATTCAGTAGTATCCTTTACTTCCTTTTGCAGCTTATTGTCGAGCCCGTAAATGCTGTAGCTGTTGCCGCCATTGATCTGCAGCGAGCCCTTTTCACCATAAAATATTACACCTACGGAAGCGCCTTCGTTGTATTTGCCATTCGCACTGCGGCCCTCCCAGGTGATCATACTTTTATCAGCAAATTCTAAAGAAATCATTTGTGTGTCGGGTGTTTCCCAATCATCCGAAAAAGCAAAAGTTCCTCCGCTGGATTGTACCTTTGTAGGGTAATCCACCTGCAGGCCCCAGCGGGCCAGATCCACCATATGCGTGCCATTATTCAGGGCTTCGCCGGTGCCCCAATGCCAGAACCAATGCCAGTTATAATGGATCAGATTATCCTTATAGGGTTTCCTGGGTGCAGGGCCCTGCCATAAATCATAATTCAGCCAGGTTGGAACTGCCGTAACTTTTCCGGTTCCAATTGGTTTACGACTATTCGTATACCAGGTTTTTGCAAAATAAGGTTTGCCGATAACGCCTTCGTGTATTTCTTTAATTGCTTGTGCCACATTGGGCCAGGAACGGCGCTGGTTACCCATCTGCAACACTTTGCCATATTTTTTCTGAGCCGCCACCAGCAACTCTCCTTCTCTTGGATTATGGCTGCAGGGTTTTTCCAGGTATACATGTTTACCGGCCTGCATCGCCAGCAGTGCTGCGGGTGCATGCCAGTGATCCGGAGCTGCTACCACCAGTACATCCAGGTCTTTTTTCTCCAGCGCTTTCCTGAAATCCGGCTGTGCCACCGGTTTAAAATGCTGGATCGTTTCCAAACGGGTTATGCATTTATCTGCAGCCCGCTGGTCCACATCACTTATATAGCGCACCAGGCAATTGGGCTGTTTGGCAAAGTTGCTGGCCAAAGCCAGTCCACGGCTGTTTACGCCCATTACGCCCACATTAAACTTTTCGTTGGCGCCCAAAATACTTTTATAACTACGGGCAGTAAATCCTGGCAAAACACCTCCAACGGTAAGCGCTGCTGAACTTAAAATGGCTTTCTTTACAAAATCCCGTCTTGAATTGACTGGTTGTTTCTCCATAAACTAATTTTTATCGTTTTAATAATGCAGACACATCCACTGCATTGCCGTCCTTTTTTTTGCTGATATCCGCCGCTTCCATAAACGCCAGTATTTCC includes:
- a CDS encoding sugar MFS transporter; translation: MEGSLLSKRDTVVSLVIIGVLFFIFGFVSWINAILIPYFKIACELTHFQSYLVALAFYISYLLISVPSSYLLKRTGFKKGMMIALWVMAAGAFMFVPAALSRTYGLFLTGLFLLGTGLAIMQTAANPYITILGSKERAAQRISIMGICNKGAGILAPLIFAAVILRSSDAALFQQIPAMAPDQKAAALDELIRRVIIPYTVVGCVLFVLGIMVRYSPLPEINTEEENGTVALANSGKTSIFQFPHLVLGAVAIFLHVGTQIVAIDTIINYAGSMGIQLLEAKSFPSYTLAATITGYMIGIICIPRFFSQGTALKICTFLGLLFSLLLLFTKGQVTLLGHQADVSIWFLVLLGLANSLVWAGIWPLALDGLGRFTKLGASLMIMGLCGNAIMPLVYGYFADVFNVRAAYGILVPCYAYLIFYAVRGYRIRNWRRGEIKLSRNG
- a CDS encoding BNR-4 repeat-containing protein, encoding MKCRLFVFLLALLSVTGSAWAQEMDTRTSTVAAEDAAWCWFSDPRAVYHKEKKEAVYFGYINSEGDVMVRSLELRTNKMQEYTLHEKLQKDDHDVPSFLFLPDHRLLTFYCHHNGDIFMRKTVNPEDITSWEEERVILKKDSANFYCYMNPVMLRDEHNRIYLFGRNIVRRKNGINQPWGETGIYCIYSDDYGATWSKKANLLDNSGRNTPQYVKYATDNKSRIDFLFTNGHPKQGADISVHHMYYEKGAFFQTNGKKIGTLKDLPVLIRDVDKVYDPAAGKARSWIWDIALDAANRPVVTYARYPSETRHQYYYARWDGHQWNTKKIADAGPYMTIIKPGKKLLEAHYSGGIVLDHDNPGNIYLSRQINGKFEIEALKAEAAAQRISVTSRSVVDNIRPYAVSRGRGRTPVLFWMAGNYYHYTDFDTNLKMIR
- a CDS encoding SusC/RagA family TonB-linked outer membrane protein, translating into MKKRNLLYLCLLFGFLFAGATHFQLHAQTKSIKGKITQEGSNAPLEGVTVTVEGATDNAVSDKNGRYAIAVRPSEVLVFTYVGMDTVRMEAGASATMDVVMKLSKGSMDEVVVVGYGTMRKRDLTGSVSTIKTAKLEIENPKNIQELMRGNVPGLNIGLTTTAKGGGSIEIRGRRTLKASTDPLIVLDGVIYNGDLADINPTDIESMDVLKDASSAAVFGAKSANGVIIINTRTGRTEKPRIGVNITRGIVNLFRSEDVYGPYEFINWRSDVLKSGNRTAPAYAFEDPNKLPAGVTLADWLAFDNAQGDPTDIWLRRLGMSQVERENYVKGQSTDWKDMVFRTGSQQSYNANLSGKSNRVNYYWSVGHDKNEGAVVGDDYSIYRSRLRLNANVTDFLMVGINSMFSVRDESGAPVAWGQYDGISPWGQPTNPDGTYKIYPIDDAVANRHPLIDRYYTERSYTYKSLDNTLFAKLSLPLGISYEVYYSPRFTNNELYLHNMSQHPEYKVQGGIAVRNTSSAFNWQVDNLLKWSRTINNIHQFDVTLLANAEKYQTWQQSMDGRGFAPSDVLGYHDMGAATITKLTSADTYSTGDAYMARLFYSFKSRYMITGTVRRDGYSAFGINNPRATFPSVALGYVFSDEPFMKTSWLNYGKLRVSWGETGNRSVGIYDALPTLSNGLITYVDASGNPYQESYLYPNTMGNAFLQWERTRSLNVGLDFSLFDQRISGSIEGYSMMTNNLLVNRALPSVTGYVSVPSNLGQVNNKGFEISLQSKNIIKNNFSWNTTFNFSLNRNKIVALYGNKTNVLDAQGNIVGQRESDDLLNKWFIGHAIDAIWGFKVIGVWQEGEEAEAAKYKLSPGDMKLEDVNKDYAFTNDDKQFMGNTEPRFRFSLRNEFQLFKNFDFSFSAYSYWGHKRLFNEAKHSYSITLERYNSFKIPYWTPEHPRDDFARLNSNVGGVTFDVWQNISFIRLDNISLGYTVPKKLLERAKISQLRFNVSARNVAVWTKNYVFWDPEYIGPAPSYVTFGLNLSL
- a CDS encoding glucosamine-6-phosphate deaminase is translated as MGEVKSTVRIKKYPARQAMGEAAAVAVAGQIGQLLQQQEVVSVIFAAAPSQNEFLEALLLQEIDWTRINAFHMDEYVGLPADAPQGFGNFLKDRLFSRKPFRSVYYLDGNAPDLDAECDRYAQLVKENLPDIVCLGIGENGHLAFNDPPVADFEDSKTVKVVTLDSICRQQQVNDGCFELLAAVPATALTLTIPALMKGTSLYCIVPSAAKAQAVYNTFYKALSPLYPSTILRTHRNAFVFLDEESARLLDDELLQPKE
- a CDS encoding Gfo/Idh/MocA family protein, which codes for MEKQPVNSRRDFVKKAILSSAALTVGGVLPGFTARSYKSILGANEKFNVGVMGVNSRGLALASNFAKQPNCLVRYISDVDQRAADKCITRLETIQHFKPVAQPDFRKALEKKDLDVLVVAAPDHWHAPAALLAMQAGKHVYLEKPCSHNPREGELLVAAQKKYGKVLQMGNQRRSWPNVAQAIKEIHEGVIGKPYFAKTWYTNSRKPIGTGKVTAVPTWLNYDLWQGPAPRKPYKDNLIHYNWHWFWHWGTGEALNNGTHMVDLARWGLQVDYPTKVQSSGGTFAFSDDWETPDTQMISLEFADKSMITWEGRSANGKYNEGASVGVIFYGEKGSLQINGGNSYSIYGLDNKLQKEVKDTTEFKAGDLSNPTEKLDGFHFQNLFDAIKGNATLHSDIQEGYKSTLLVQLGNIAQRTSGMLVTDPANGHIRSDAAAMKLWGRSYEKGWEPHI